A single region of the Lotus japonicus ecotype B-129 chromosome 4, LjGifu_v1.2 genome encodes:
- the LOC130710459 gene encoding E3 ubiquitin-protein ligase RGLG5 isoform X1 yields the protein MHLELDTWTILVVILCFIGLILKETVMGGKSSKGSGRRHVSSYDSAGSSSSWENYGIPQQPYGYPSQNSHQSTPLHHRAPAAAATAPFQDYAQPKRRLDRRYSRIADDYHSLDEVTAALSHAGLESSNLIVGIDFTKSNEWTGKMSFNRKSLHHIGSGPNPYEQAITIIGKTLSVFDEDNLIPCFGFGDASTHDQDVFSFHSDESFCNGFEEVLSKYREIVPRLRLAGPTSFAPMVEMAMTIVEQSGGQYHVLLIIADGQVTRSVDTQRGQLSPQEQRTIDAIVKASEYPLSIVLVGVGDGPWDMMREFDDNIPARAFDNFQFVNFTEIMSSNVDSSRKEAAFALAALMEIPSQYKATIDHGILGARRGHSPDRVPLPPPRYDRASSSSAATSFRSNSFQQSAHTYTGYNNEVSTEPSSGGLYDNKVCPICLTNGKDMAFGCGHQTCCDCGESLESCPICRSAITTKIRLF from the exons ATGCATCTAGAG CTTGATACTTGGACAATTTTGGTTGTGATTTTGTGCTTTATTGGGTTGATTCTGAAAGAAACTGTAATGGGGGGTAAGAGTTCAAAAGGGTCTGGTAGGAGGCATGTTTCATCATATGACTCTGctggttcttcatcttcatggGAAAACTATGGAATTCCGCAGCAACCATACGGATACCCATCACAAAATTCACATCAATCAACGCCTCTTCACCACCGTGCACCGGCCGCAGCGGCGACCGCTCCGTTTCAGGACTATGCACAGCCAAAAAGGAGGTTAGATAGGAGATATTCAAGGATAGCTGATGATTACCATTCACTGGATGAG GTTACTGCTGCTCTTTCACATGCTGGCCTGGAATCTTCTAATCTCATTGTGGGCATTGATTTCACAAAGAGCAACGAATGGACAG GGAAGATGTCCTTCAATCGAaaaagtttacatcacattggaAGTGGGCCTAATCCTTATGAACAAGCAATCACAATTATTGGGAAAACTTTAAGTGTTTTTGACGAGGATAACTTGATTCCTTGTTTTGGATTTGGAGATG CATCAACACATGATCAAGATGTCTTCAGCTTCCATTCAGATGAGAGTTTTTGCAATGGATTTGAGGAAGTTTTGTCAAAATATAGAGAGATTGTTCCTCGTCTTCGACTAGCAG GACCTACCTCATTTGCCCCTATGGTTGAGATGGCCATGACTATTGTTGAGCAAAGTGGTGGCCAATATCATGTCTTGCTAATAATCGCTGATGGACAG GTTACTAGAAGCGTTGACACGCAGCGCGGCCAGCTAAGTCCACAGGAACAGAGAACAATTGATGCAATTGTAAAAGCCAG CGAGTATCCACTGTCGATAGTTTTGGTGGGAGTTGGAGATGGACCATGGGATATGATGAGGGAGTTTGATGATAACATTCCAGCTCGAGCCTTTGACAATTTTCAG TTTGTGAATTTTACAGAGATAATGTCAAGCAATGTAGATTCAAGCAGAAAAGAGGCAGCATTTGCTCTAGCAGCTTTGATGGAGATACCTTCTCAATATAAGGCAACCATAGATCATGGCATATTGGG TGCGCGGAGGGGACATTCACCGGACCGTGTTCCTCTACCTCCACCTCGTTATGATAGAGCTTCCTCTAGCAGCGCCGCAACATCTTTCCGTTCAAACAGTTTTCAGCAGAGTGCTCATACATATACTGGTTACAACAATGAAGTTAGCACAGAACCATCTTCAGGTGGCTTATATGACAACAAG GTTTGCCCTATTTGTCTTACTAATGGGAAGGATATGGCTTTTGGTTGCGGGCATCAG ACTTGTTGTGATTGTGGAGAAAGCCTCGAATCCTGCCCTATTTGCCGAAGTG
- the LOC130710459 gene encoding E3 ubiquitin-protein ligase RGLG5 isoform X2, whose amino-acid sequence MGGKSSKGSGRRHVSSYDSAGSSSSWENYGIPQQPYGYPSQNSHQSTPLHHRAPAAAATAPFQDYAQPKRRLDRRYSRIADDYHSLDEVTAALSHAGLESSNLIVGIDFTKSNEWTGKMSFNRKSLHHIGSGPNPYEQAITIIGKTLSVFDEDNLIPCFGFGDASTHDQDVFSFHSDESFCNGFEEVLSKYREIVPRLRLAGPTSFAPMVEMAMTIVEQSGGQYHVLLIIADGQVTRSVDTQRGQLSPQEQRTIDAIVKASEYPLSIVLVGVGDGPWDMMREFDDNIPARAFDNFQFVNFTEIMSSNVDSSRKEAAFALAALMEIPSQYKATIDHGILGARRGHSPDRVPLPPPRYDRASSSSAATSFRSNSFQQSAHTYTGYNNEVSTEPSSGGLYDNKVCPICLTNGKDMAFGCGHQTCCDCGESLESCPICRSAITTKIRLF is encoded by the exons ATGGGGGGTAAGAGTTCAAAAGGGTCTGGTAGGAGGCATGTTTCATCATATGACTCTGctggttcttcatcttcatggGAAAACTATGGAATTCCGCAGCAACCATACGGATACCCATCACAAAATTCACATCAATCAACGCCTCTTCACCACCGTGCACCGGCCGCAGCGGCGACCGCTCCGTTTCAGGACTATGCACAGCCAAAAAGGAGGTTAGATAGGAGATATTCAAGGATAGCTGATGATTACCATTCACTGGATGAG GTTACTGCTGCTCTTTCACATGCTGGCCTGGAATCTTCTAATCTCATTGTGGGCATTGATTTCACAAAGAGCAACGAATGGACAG GGAAGATGTCCTTCAATCGAaaaagtttacatcacattggaAGTGGGCCTAATCCTTATGAACAAGCAATCACAATTATTGGGAAAACTTTAAGTGTTTTTGACGAGGATAACTTGATTCCTTGTTTTGGATTTGGAGATG CATCAACACATGATCAAGATGTCTTCAGCTTCCATTCAGATGAGAGTTTTTGCAATGGATTTGAGGAAGTTTTGTCAAAATATAGAGAGATTGTTCCTCGTCTTCGACTAGCAG GACCTACCTCATTTGCCCCTATGGTTGAGATGGCCATGACTATTGTTGAGCAAAGTGGTGGCCAATATCATGTCTTGCTAATAATCGCTGATGGACAG GTTACTAGAAGCGTTGACACGCAGCGCGGCCAGCTAAGTCCACAGGAACAGAGAACAATTGATGCAATTGTAAAAGCCAG CGAGTATCCACTGTCGATAGTTTTGGTGGGAGTTGGAGATGGACCATGGGATATGATGAGGGAGTTTGATGATAACATTCCAGCTCGAGCCTTTGACAATTTTCAG TTTGTGAATTTTACAGAGATAATGTCAAGCAATGTAGATTCAAGCAGAAAAGAGGCAGCATTTGCTCTAGCAGCTTTGATGGAGATACCTTCTCAATATAAGGCAACCATAGATCATGGCATATTGGG TGCGCGGAGGGGACATTCACCGGACCGTGTTCCTCTACCTCCACCTCGTTATGATAGAGCTTCCTCTAGCAGCGCCGCAACATCTTTCCGTTCAAACAGTTTTCAGCAGAGTGCTCATACATATACTGGTTACAACAATGAAGTTAGCACAGAACCATCTTCAGGTGGCTTATATGACAACAAG GTTTGCCCTATTTGTCTTACTAATGGGAAGGATATGGCTTTTGGTTGCGGGCATCAG ACTTGTTGTGATTGTGGAGAAAGCCTCGAATCCTGCCCTATTTGCCGAAGTG